GTCGCGGGCGTCGAAGTGCACCGCAGCAGGGCGGCGGTATCGGTGGAGCGTCCGTTCGGCGTCGATGCGACGAGCCTGTCCCGCACGGTGGTGGACATCGCGCGGCGGGCGGGCTTCGCCGAAGCCGTTGCCCTCGCCGACTCGGCTCTCGCCACACATCCGGGTCTCGACCTGGGCAGCGAGCTGCTGCGCTGCTACGGCGGCCGGGGTTACCGCCAGGCGGCCGCGGTGGTCGCCTTCGCCGACGAACGTTCGGAGTCTCCACTAGAGAGCCTGGCGCGGGCGCTGTGGCACGCGGCCGATCTGGCCGCGCCGGAGATTCAAGCAGTGATCACGGTCGATGGCCGGTTCGTAGCCCGGGTGGACTTCCTGTGGCGAGCGGCCCGGCTCGTCGTGGAGGTCGACGGAATGTCGAAGTACGCCGAACCCGGTGAGCTCGCCCGTGAGAAGCAGCGCCAGAACGCCCTCATCCGCGCGGGTTACACGGTCCTGCGGTTCACCTGGGCGGACATCGTGCACCGGCCGCAGGAGACGGTGGCGATCGTTCGCGAATGCCTCGCCGCCAGTCGAGCAGGCTGACCGAGAGACACCCCGGGCCGCGAGCTGCGGCTCTGTCCGGCTCCGGAAAGCCGATCGTTTGACGGAGCAGTTGCACGTGAGTGGAGTGATCACTTCGATGGAGAAGTTGATCACTTGAGTGGAGTTGTGGGCATCCGGCGTACGCCGACCAAGCGTGGCCGGAGCAAGTTGATCAACCACTTCTCCACTCTTGTGATCAACTTCGGCCGGCTGCCGTCCTGCAGGGCGTAGCGCACGCGGCGGCGGCCGCCCGGCGGGCAACTCGCGAGCAGAGCCGGCAGCTCTCCAGCGGGGCGAGCCGCCCGGCGGGCCGAGCCCTAGCGGGTGGCGTCGCGGATGGGGACATCGACGTCGGCCAGGCGAGCCTCGTCGACGGGCGTCTCGTGCTCGATCAGCTTGCGCGCCTGGATGGTGTCGCGCGGCCGGTTGACGGTCAGCATCGCGACGAGCCGCTCGCCGCGCAGCCAGCCCACACCCCAGATCTCGTCGTCCGGCGAGCCGCGCCAGACCATGCGGTCGCCCGCCGGCGGGTGGCCCACCATCTGGACGCGCCGGCCGAGCTGGGTCGACCAGAAGTAAGGCACCGGGTCGTGCACCTCGGAGCCCCCCATCACGTTGGCGGCCACGACGTCGGGACCGCGCAGGGCGTCGTCCCAGTGCTCGACGCAGAGGCGTACGCCGTAGCGCCGCGACCACCACGCGGCCGCGTCGCCCACCGCGTAGACCCGCTCGTCGGACACGGATCGAAGGTGCTCGTCGACGACGACGCCGGGCCCGACCTCGATGCCCGAGCCCTCGAGCCAGGCGACCTCGGGGCGTACGCCGACCGCCACGAGCACCACGTCACCCGGGAGCGACCGTCCGTCGGCGAGCTCGACACCGCCGGCGTCGACCGCCGAGACGGCGGTGCCGCAGAGGAGGTCGACGCCGGCGTCGGCGTACCACTGCCCCATCGCGGTGCCGATCGCCGCGGGGAAGACCGCGGCCAGCGGCGTGCCCAGTGCCTCGACGACGGTGACCGCGCAGCCGGCGGCGCGGGCGGCGGTGGCTACTTCGGCGCCGATCCACCCGGCGCCGACGATGAGCAGCCGGGTCCCGGGCTTGAGCCGCGAGCGCAACTCCCGCGCGTCCTCGACGGTGCGCAGCACGAGTGCGCTGGAGTCGCCGGGCAGCCGCACCGGACCAGCCCCCGTCGCGACCACCAGCCGGTCGTATGGCACCGGTCCGTCGGTGGTCTCCACCGCCCCGTTTCCGACCCCGAGCGCCCGGGAGCCGAACCGCCGCTCCACGTCGAGGGCCGCCCAGTCGACCGTCAGGGTCGAGTGCTCCATCTCGCCGGTCAGCAGCTCCTTGGACAGCGGCGGCCGGTCGTAGGGCTCGTGCAGCTCGGCGCCGATCAGCGTCAGCGATCCGGCGTACCCGGCCAGGCGCAACGCTTCGACCGTGCGCGCGCCGGCGAGGCCCGCGCCGACCACGACCACGCTGCGCACGTCCGCTGTCGCCACGCGGACAGACCTTAGAACGCGACTACGCTGGCGGTGACACGCGGATGAGGAGGCGACACCGTGGCGGACGTCACCGTGGTCGGTGGCGGCCTCATCGGACTCGCCGGAGCCTGGCGGCTCGCCCAGCGCGGGGCCAGCGTCGTGGTCTGCGACCCCGCCCCACTGTCGGGCGCCTCCTACGCCGCCGCGGGCATGCTCGCCCCGGTCACCGAGGTGCACTACGGCGAGGAGCTGCTGCTCGCCCTCAACCTCGCCTCGGCGGCCCGCTACCCGGGCTTCGTCGCCGAGCTCGAGGACGCGGCCGGCCAGACCGTCGGCCACCGCACGGAGGGCACGCTCGCCGTCGCGTTCGACGCGGGCGACCGGGCGGTGCTCGAGGAGCTGCACGCGTTCCAGACCAAGCTGCACCTCGACGCCGAGCTGCTCGACCGCCGCGAGTGCCGCCGCCTCGAGCCGATGCTCGCGCCGTCGGTCCATGGCGGGCTGCACGTCGCCGGCGACCACCAGGTCGACAACCGCCGCCTCGGCAAAGCGCTGCTGGCAGCGGCGACCCGAGCCGGCGTCGACGTACGCCGCGAAGCCGTCACCGCCCTCACCCGCGACGGCGACAAGGTCACCGGCGTCACGCTCGCGACCGGCGAGCAGGCAGCAACCGGCACCGTGGTGCTCGCCGCCGGCCCGTGGTGCAACGACCTGGCCGGCCTGCCGGGCGACGTCCCGGTGCGCCCGGTCAAGGGCCAGATCCTGCGACTGCGCACCAAGGTGCCGTTCCTGACCCGCACGGTGCGCGCAGTCGTGCAGGGCTCGACGGTCTACGTCGTCCCGCGCGAGGACGGCGAGATCGTCGTCGGGGCGACGATGGAGGAGATGGGTTTCGACACCGAGGTCCGCGCCGGCGCCGTCTACGACCTGCTGCGCGACGCCCACGCCGTGCTCCCCGGCATCGCCGAGCTCGAGCTGGTCGAGTGCCGCGCCGGCCTGCGGCCCGGATCTCCCGACAACGCGCCGATCGTCGGGCCCGCCGCACCCGGGCTGCTGCTCGCGACCGGGCACTTCCGCAACGGTGTGCTGCTCACGCCGATCACGGCCGAGGCGATCGCGGCCTACGTCGTCGACGGGACCATGCCCGATGAGCTGCTGCCGTTCGGACCGGACAGGTTCGCGCGATGAACGTCACGGCCGCACGAGGAAGGTCACGGTCCCGCGATGAAGGTGACGGTCAACGGCGAGGAACGCCTGGCGCCCGACGGCTGGAGCGTCGCGAAGCTGGTCGCCGACATCGGCGCGCCGCAGCAGGGCACCGCCGTCGCGGTCAACGGCGACGTGGTCGTCCGCCGCGAGTGGCCGCACCGGCTGCTGCACGACGGCGACCGGGTCGAGGTGCTGACCGCGGTGCAAGGAGGCTGAAGACATGAAGGACCCGCTCGTCATCGCCGGCACGCCGCTGCACTCACGTCTGATCATGGGTACCGGCGGCGCCGCCAGCATGGAGGGGCTCGAGACCGCGCTGCGCGCCTCGGGCACGGAGCTCACCACGGTGGCCATGCGCCGGGTCGACCCGCGAGCGCGGGGATCGGTGCTCGACGTCGTACGCCGCCTCGGCATCCGCCTGCTCCCCAAC
This genomic interval from Mycobacteriales bacterium contains the following:
- the thiS gene encoding sulfur carrier protein ThiS, with amino-acid sequence MKVTVNGEERLAPDGWSVAKLVADIGAPQQGTAVAVNGDVVVRREWPHRLLHDGDRVEVLTAVQGG
- a CDS encoding FAD-dependent oxidoreductase, which gives rise to MATADVRSVVVVGAGLAGARTVEALRLAGYAGSLTLIGAELHEPYDRPPLSKELLTGEMEHSTLTVDWAALDVERRFGSRALGVGNGAVETTDGPVPYDRLVVATGAGPVRLPGDSSALVLRTVEDARELRSRLKPGTRLLIVGAGWIGAEVATAARAAGCAVTVVEALGTPLAAVFPAAIGTAMGQWYADAGVDLLCGTAVSAVDAGGVELADGRSLPGDVVLVAVGVRPEVAWLEGSGIEVGPGVVVDEHLRSVSDERVYAVGDAAAWWSRRYGVRLCVEHWDDALRGPDVVAANVMGGSEVHDPVPYFWSTQLGRRVQMVGHPPAGDRMVWRGSPDDEIWGVGWLRGERLVAMLTVNRPRDTIQARKLIEHETPVDEARLADVDVPIRDATR
- a CDS encoding type IV toxin-antitoxin system AbiEi family antitoxin domain-containing protein, translated to MHTAPGEIEVLLQRQHGIVTAAQCRRHGISHQQVRTLLRRGEWLRLYRGIYIAAPAWPHDPSDPLRDLRQLSMRCRALLVVLPAGTVISHQTAAALWRLAVPSPNPTIHVTVPPGAVVPSVAGVEVHRSRAAVSVERPFGVDATSLSRTVVDIARRAGFAEAVALADSALATHPGLDLGSELLRCYGGRGYRQAAAVVAFADERSESPLESLARALWHAADLAAPEIQAVITVDGRFVARVDFLWRAARLVVEVDGMSKYAEPGELAREKQRQNALIRAGYTVLRFTWADIVHRPQETVAIVRECLAASRAG
- the thiO gene encoding glycine oxidase ThiO, encoding MADVTVVGGGLIGLAGAWRLAQRGASVVVCDPAPLSGASYAAAGMLAPVTEVHYGEELLLALNLASAARYPGFVAELEDAAGQTVGHRTEGTLAVAFDAGDRAVLEELHAFQTKLHLDAELLDRRECRRLEPMLAPSVHGGLHVAGDHQVDNRRLGKALLAAATRAGVDVRREAVTALTRDGDKVTGVTLATGEQAATGTVVLAAGPWCNDLAGLPGDVPVRPVKGQILRLRTKVPFLTRTVRAVVQGSTVYVVPREDGEIVVGATMEEMGFDTEVRAGAVYDLLRDAHAVLPGIAELELVECRAGLRPGSPDNAPIVGPAAPGLLLATGHFRNGVLLTPITAEAIAAYVVDGTMPDELLPFGPDRFAR